CAAGATACAAACAGCAATAATTGTGGATTCAGGAATTCATGGTTGAGTAACTTTTTTGCAATGTGTTCTGACCTTACTTTTAGTAAAGATATTTAGCTGAACTATCTGAAAAGACAACCTTGGATAACTATGCTGATAAGAGAAGTTGCCAAGTCATGTTTACAGCAGCTTTTACTCTGATTAACTGGTTCTGGCCCCTTTTCATCTGAGCAGTGGATTCCATTAGTCCATATTCAGCCATCATTCTGACAACAGCATATCTGGAAATGTATCATTTCAAACAGATAAAAGAACATGCACAGAAATCATTTATATAGTAAAGAGGAACCAGGTGTATTCCATGTATTTGATATGTGGCAGCACTTTATCGTCCTGAACCCCAGATATCTGTAACTGTCAACAATCAGATCCTACATGCCAATAAAAGATTGAGAAATATTGCGTctacaaaaaaacatcaaattggACATCCAATTTCATATTTTACTTGAAGAAAATGTTTGATGAAAAGAGCTTTGGTTTGTGGGCAGCTCATTTAGACTGCTACAACTATTTGCAAACTATTTGCTAATTAAATATTTCAGCTATTTATTCAcaaatttgattttatttattctgaAATTATTTGCAAAGGGGCCTTGCTACCAAAACCATGGTTCTGTTCCCTTTTAAATATGACAGTCTTTTTGTAAGTTGTATAATTGGTTCTTACTAAACTGTACATAAGTATTTTTATCTTAGGATAAATAATTAGATATTAGAATGTAGGTGTAGAtggtgtgtgtattttctggaTGCCTGAATGTGTAGATGGCAAGAAATGAATTTGGATTTTGTCTCAATATTTCTATATTGTGGTTACTATTCACAGTTTGTCCAAGATAATACATATGTGTGGGAAAGGCATATTGTTAATTTGGCTGCTTTTGGACAATGGGACATATGTTATACACGGTTGAGCAGAGTGCTCCTGGCGCTCTGCTTCGAAGGAATGCATGAAAAGATGAATGATGGGGATTACATTGTTTGAATGGCCAGCTTTGCAAACTTTCTAGCAAAGAAGCTGCTTGGTGAAGCACACTGATTGGGCTGGCAGATCAGAGCATATTATTCATAATGTGCTGTATTTTTTGTCATGTAACAGATGAGAAGCCAAGAGAGTTGTCCAAGATGAGAGGTATTCTGAACTACCACTTAAAACCAGCTTTCAGTGTGGGTTGTGTTGTAAGGTCCTGTTTTTATTGCATGGTGGGTTTGAgatttcagctcagttcagctcagtttcACTGTCATTTTCACTAATGATAGATAGAACAGCAAAACATGCATGGAGTTTTCCCCAGTGTCCAGAAACGTTTTTTTCCCCATGTAATGCTTTTAGTACATACGGTTATAATCTTCATAATTTTTATATCCATAAATCTCCACgctcactttattagaattccTTCTCTGGTAGCGCCGCCTTCCTGGTGTTCAGTTAGAATGTTGCCCATTAAATGCACAGTTTAGGCTGGCTGTCCTCTAGCCCTTTGTTAATGGTATCTGACCACAGAGCCAATGTAAGTGGgatatttttaaatttatttagtGGACCTACTGATGTATAAAAACCCCAGCAACACCACTGAGCCTGGTAGTTGTACCTCTGCCACACACAGTTCCTACCACCAAATATgatctggtcagcagtggtcctgtggtctAAAACTAACCAACGATGAATGGGATGGGGGGGCTGATAACTAGTGAGGCAGAAGATAGGAAACAAGgtgccagtgagtagaagcacagggtagacgtttctaataaagtaagtTTTCTGATATTCTGCCAGTTAACTCTGTATCATGCATGtggtaatataatataattatataacctACATATATTTAAGGTGCATAACAAAGTAACCACATACTACTTTATATAAAACATTGGTCCATAACGTCACATGAATCATTTAATGAAGAATAATTTCTTTGAACTGATCAAACTCAACTCTAAACTAATAGCCTTGTGGATTGAGCCTTGAGTGTTTGCACTGtggcattcattttttttaaattcagctGCAATGATTACATCAGCAATCAAGGCTTTCAATCTCTAGAGCCTTCCTACGCCAAAGATGCTGGGTTGAAGCTGAGGGAAGCGCTTAAACAGCAACTCCTCATCATCCACGAGAGAATAGAGGCCCGGAAAATAGCCAAAATGGCCCTGGCCGAGGTCAGAAACATCATAGccaaggaggaagaggagaaggcCTTGAATCGAATCAGGGAGGAGTCGGAGACTAAAGCCTGGGAGAGAGCTGAGGCTCGGCTAAAAGAGGAAGGCGAGAGAATAGAGAAGGAGGATGTGGAAAAGGCCATGGAGAGGATCAAGAGGGaaaaggaagagagggagaaaatggCAGAGAAGGCAAAGGCAGAAAAAgctgaagacaaagaaaagccAGAGAAGGAAACGCAAAAGAAACCCCTTGATAAGCCTGCTGACGTTGAGGGCAAAACGGCTGAGAAGGAGGGCAAAGGGAAAGAAGCCAAAAAGACTAAAAAGAAACAGTAACGCGTCTCTGATGTGAAGAGCAGCTAATATGTCGCACGTTTTGAGAAAGGTCTCGCTCGTCATTTGGTCAGATTTACTGAACGCTCATGTTTATGGCACATGGGGGAACCGGTTTAGCTGCTCAGTGCCTTAAGTGACATGCACACAGGTCTCAAAGGGCCGTGAGAGTTGGATAATAGGCAAGGTGCTATATGCTAACATagtcttttctgcttctgctgaaTGTTTTGTCCTATTAGAAGTTAGCTGCCTGGTTTTATTTTGGACCCGTTTTGAGGTCTTTGTAAATTGCACAGTGCACACTGATTCCCTgatgggtaaaaaaaacaaaacaaaacaaaaaaaacggaAGGGATCAGCTTTGGTGCTGTTAATAAAAGGGTTATCTGTGATGTTTCAATACTTGGACTGTTGTATTCAAAGTCACGTTTTGATTATTGATTGAAAAACCACAAAGAATCTATGGCTTGGCTTGGCTTGACTTGAGAATCAGAAACCACACAAGGTACTAGGTACAGTTGTTTATGCTTAACAGGTttgagattttattttattttataaattaaaGAAATACAATCATACACTCTCGCTTGTATGTTCTATTGGTTTCCTCCTTAAGTGAAATCCTTGTCTTCACTACAAAGCTATAAATAAAAAGTTGTGGAGCAAAAGTAAACCAAATGTTAATTCATTGTTTTAAACTGCACAATGTGAATGATTTATGCTTATATTATCAGTAATTTGATGAATGTTTTATGACTTGAACACAGTTCTGTTTTTGTATAACTGCATTACACCTGTGGCTCATGTATCTACATGCACATGCAAAACCCTTAGGACTGAAAGATAAGCCTATTGCTGTGACCCCACCTGCTAAAGAAGAGAGCCCTGCAGCACCTGCTGAAGAAGAAGGTAAAGGTTGCATTAGATTCTTATCACATGTTTAAAGCCCATGGTAACATATTTTGATTGGATTTTTTTGTATAAAACTAAACTTAGATGTTCAGTAAAGTTCAGTAAAACAGAAAGCACAAATATAATGAAACTTCTCAAAAATGGCCAAACTGCACTCCTGAGAACAATCTGTTCTTAAAATGCTAATGAATGTGCATGATTGACAACCttaccatggcaacacacaGCCTTGAGGCAGATATGTTTTTTTACGCAGAATTGCGGTTGTGATTTCACAAATCTTTAGGGTTTACTAAGGTTCAGTGGTCCGTAACGGAGTTACCAGTCCACCTTGAGGCTGCCCCGTGTGGCCCTTGGCCCTCCCGTTCAGTGCCCATTGCCTCTCCGCTTCTTCACTTCGGCAGACAGCTATGCGCTGTGCTGGTAGGGCAGTATATGGCGGTCAGGGGATTGCCCCAGCTACAGTGTGGCGCTGGGAACTTCCGCCCGTCACGGCACCCAGAGGCTAAATTCGGACGGGGGGGGCGACTGGGCAAGCAGGGCAGTCACTCCCCCAGTTGTGGATTAGGTTTTCTCTCGCcaactttagctttagcattagcatttactCTCCAGATTGCCCAGACTCAAAGAAAGGGCGGAGCCATGTTAGCACTGTGATTGTCATAAAGGCATACTTTGTGCATTTATACTGGGAGGCCCTGAGCAGCCATATTAACTGAGGAAAACTCAGATTTAGGTTCCCAATGGCTTTTAAGGTAGACATATTAGTATGattttatatagttatataatcTAGATATTAGTAGTATATGGGGACATTATTCCACCTTCCCAAAAGTTAACACCTTTCTTAGATGCTTTGATTAAAATACTCTCAGAGTCCAGCATCAACAGCATCCTTTTCACCCTGTTCAAACAGCCCTGTTCAGAATGGTTCTTTTAAAGGAAAATGAGCCACTGCTCTTCCCAACCATTTCCATTCCTTGTTTCTGTTACACCAAGCAGAATCTGAATGCCCTGTTGAATGCCCCACTTGAGCAACCCTCAAAACTGACAGGATGTCTTATTTTAGTTTGAATTGGTAGGCACTCAAGATACAGAATGGTATGTGcacaaacactgaaaaagaGTTTTCCATATTCATTTAAATTGCACATCAGCTTGTATTGAATTTATATTTATCTTTTTCCTTTATAAGGAAAAAGAATGTTCAAGATAGATATAATGCCACCCCCCATAAAAAGGGCAAATACATGTAGGTTAAGCATGCAGTCTATCTATTGATGCAGTTATGTTAACTGATTTGCTTTAGTGCTTTAGGCCTCTCTTTCACATAGCTTAAATCTTTTATGTCCTTAGGCATGAATTTACTCTTCTTGTGTTGTGGTGCACAGTTGTGCTTCCAAATATCTACAGATGTTGTATAATCTGCTAGGACTGAGGCCTGAATCTGTACCTCACATGTAGAATGTTAAAAACTC
The sequence above is drawn from the Salminus brasiliensis chromosome 11, fSalBra1.hap2, whole genome shotgun sequence genome and encodes:
- the LOC140565396 gene encoding uncharacterized protein — its product is MCCIFCHVTDEKPRELSKMREPSYAKDAGLKLREALKQQLLIIHERIEARKIAKMALAEVRNIIAKEEEEKALNRIREESETKAWERAEARLKEEGERIEKEDVEKAMERIKREKEEREKMAEKAKAEKAEDKEKPEKETQKKPLDKPADVEGKTAEKEGKGKEAKKTKKKQ